A segment of the Dermacentor silvarum isolate Dsil-2018 unplaced genomic scaffold, BIME_Dsil_1.4 Seq628, whole genome shotgun sequence genome:
cagcccttgagggagcacggctcagcgccaacggggaggggtaagtgggggaaaaggaggatagggtggagtcgccatggctgggcgaagcaaaaccggcaggctgtggcggcacgtatcaggccgggatggaaggccttggtgtgctgcagagactgcaaggggtgttgttccgggcctgttaggcccggggtggcatgggaggccgcgaggccgtcccgcttgtagaaatgatgtcttagaggcgtgcggagagccctgacgagtcaaggtactccacgacgcctcgaagtgcaggaagctggtgtcggccggggaagaggaggtcttcctccttgccagaggggaggcccaggcggcggaactcctgcaggagtgggccccgctgctggaggtacgccgggcaggccagcaggagatgctcgatggtctccggctccccgcaggaagagcaggccggggacgtcgctcgtcctagtcggtggctgcgtgctgccgtccagctgcagccgatgcggagccggagaaggagcgaggtctccctgcgagccaggcctcgctggaggagtggacgtggggggcatcccagtgccacgcgtttgtctgggtggtgggtcgccaggtgtcgctgcagcctcagtcctgtgaagtcgccctccgtcacggcccgactgagaggcacagtgatgtggtgggcgtccttcgccagggtgtcggctgcctcgttgcccgggatccctacgtgggcggggatccagtgcagggacaccgggtggcctgcgtcctgcagcgctgtcagccgggtggacagcagtgcgactccaagactggcgctttctggcctctgcaggccgaggagggctgccttggagtcgcagaggatagccgccggtacctcagggagttcctcggagagtatgtcgacggccaggtggaggcctgccacctccgctgcagttgagctggcgtgtctgggcagtcgacactgcctgctcttctgcagggctggtgccgtgcaggccgccgtggcagagccggtgtccggtaccaccgatccgtcgaagaacaccaggaggtggtctccgagggtctcctccaggaggcaggcggccgtctgctgcagggcgcaggcaggcgaacgcctcttggaagtcccgggaagctccgtggtgatggggactggaggcctctgtggtgggggcagctgtaccgcatttgCAGGAGGATTGcccaccacctcctcgtagaggcggcacagctgacccatccttgaggatggccgggactggaggcgatgcagcaggcctctgccttcaggagcgtggtggaggcggtcgacgtgccttagcccctgctgcaggaagaggagcgacaggggccatgctccagcctccgcaagggtagcggcaatctgggagctccgggggacgcccaggcagagtcggatggccgcccggtgctgcagctccaacttttcgaggcggcttggcggcagcgccaccagcgggagggcgtaccgcaggcgtgatgtggccgccgcctcgtagagccgcagggcccacttgaccgagcagccctctccacgggcaaggagctgcgacacggcctagcgaaccctgatggtctgggtctgcatggccccgactgctggtaaccaggttagccggtggtcgatgcgcagcccaaggtacgacacagtcgtactccatgggatgcgcacgccttccagctgcagccggtgagctgagcgccgtgccgctgctctcgggtggacaaggggggccaccgtcttccccgtcgaaaccgagagtccgatgcttcccaggtaggcggctgtggtgtccagggctctctggagggccaggcgcacgtggcggcttgactgcggcggtccccgcacccacagtgcgatgtcatccgcgtagatggagcactccaccttgtaatgagggtcggtcggcagtgcagcaggcaaccgggccagggcgaggttgaagagaaatgggctcaccactgacccttgtggtacgcctgctgccaccggacggggagtggtccttgcatggcccacgcggaccctgatggtgcggtcgttcaggaacgatgacaggaaccgccgcaggttgccgcctatgcccaggaggtccagagcctgctggacgaccgcatgtgggaggccatcgaacgcccccttgacgtcgatgaggaggagcatggcgaggtctccgctggccctggcgtcctccaggatggagacgacgtctgcaatggagtccgcagtgcaccttcggcgctggaagcctgtctgctggtccgcgaggaacccgcaggcgcgggccacccattctaGCCGTGCCAGAgcgatggcctccatcaccttgcaggcagcggaggtgagggagaccggtcggtaggaggacagctcgttggccggctcattgctcttcagaatgggggccacgatggctgtgcgccaggcctccggcacttGTCCTggccaccagatgttgttgtagcagtcgagcaggcgtcgttgctcactggtggccaggttgcggagcatctggagtgtcactacgtctgctcctggtgcactgcgacgcttgcccctcctcagggccgtctgcagctcgtggagagtcagtgggtcctggcagatggccgcgatctggctggtcgcccactccggatgcagctccagcaggcaggtaggcgggttggcagggggaagtccgaccggcagggtggcagcagcgagggcggccgggggggggcgaagtggtccgctagcaactccgccagggccgcctcgctgatgcccagcgagatagccaccgcgaggacggggtagcggttgaccttcctgctggtcagggactttaggaggcgccaggccagggggcccttggagcggtcctcgatggtggcgcaaaggctcccccagctctggctccttctgcgcctggcctgtcgtctgcagcgggcatccgctctctgGTATtctgtccagtgctctgcattgcccgtccggattgctcggcgctccacggtcgcctggacgcacggaggttgagcaggagcagatgcGGGGCGCCCGCCATGAGGATGctgcagtgcgggaacgtgaggccgacgcgaggcggcaacgccgacaagaccctgcagttcgggagcacgaagcggacgcgcatcgcgCCCGCCGTGaagatgccgcagtgcgggaacgtgaagccgacgcgacgcgacaacgtCGGCAAaaccagcagttcttgaacacgaagctcacgcgcatcgtgcccgccgtgaggatgccgcagtgcgggaacgcgaggccgacgagaggcggcaacgccgacaagacccagcggttcttgaacacgaagctcacgcgcatcgtgcccgccgtgaggatgccgcagtgcgggaacgtgaagccgacgcgacgcgacaacgccggcaaaaccagcagttcttgaacacgaagctcacgcgcatcgtgcccgccgtgaggatgccgcagtgcgggaacgcgaggccgacgagaggcggcaacgccgacaagacccagcGTTCTGAACCCggcaaagcagtattgaacgaagctcacgcgcatcgtgcccgccgtgaggatgccgcagtgcgggaacgcgaggccgacgagaggcggcaacgccgacaagacccagcggttcttgaacacgaagctcacgcgcatcgtgcccgccgtgaggatgccgcagtgcgggaacgtgaggccgacgccaggcggcaacgccgacaagacccttcAGTtatggaacacgaagcggacgcgcatcgcgCCCGCCGTGAGGaggccgcagtgcgggaacgcgAAGCCGACTCGAACcgacaacgccggcaagaccCTGCAGTACGGCAGCAGGAAGCGGCCTCGCATCGCGCCCGCCGTGACGATGCAGCGGTGAGAGAACAAGAAGCCGACACTAGGCGACAGCGGCGCTTGCCACAAGTGACCACCTCCTGCCCACAGACACATTTGGCGGCGGCTACCGCGCATTTCGAAAGACAGTTCTTCAATAACCCATTCGGATATGCGTGTGATGTTTGCGATCGGCTTTGGTTTAAAGCTGACCTCTCGCCTGTCCGCGTTCATCACGTGCCCCTGCTCGCTGCCGAGTTTCCAGACGAAGACGTGCATTCCTTTGTGTTGTGCTCAACATGCCTCGGCGCACTGCAAAGGAGTACCATACCGGCCCTCTCTCAAAGTAACGGTTATGTTTACCCGGTCATTCCCGCTGGGCTACCTCCACTGAACTTGGTGAGTGAGCGTTTGATTGCACCTCGTCTACCATTCATGCAAATTCGTCGCCTCATGAACGGCGGAGGCCAGTATGGCATTGTGGGGCCCGTCGTTAACGTTCCTGTAGAAGTGGATACCATGGTTAAATCGTTGCCGCGAAACATTCACGAAGACCATGCTATCAATGTCCACATTAAACGCAGGATTCTCAACAAGACATCATACCTCTCTGGCGTGGTGAAGAAATCTCAATTGAAACCTTGGCTTGACGTCTTGTGTCGGAGTACGTTGTACAGGTACTTTGGTATTACTCTTGACGCCTTCTCTTTAGACGCTCTTCCAGACGACGATGCATTTCAACTGCTCGAAGATTCCGTCGAAACTATGCCCCAGTGTCCCGACGTGCACAATCCAGTTGATGCATGCGTGGCGCTTAACGCATTCGAACAGTCCGTGGTGTGGGACGAAGAGCGCTACCTGGCCATAGCTCCTGGTGAACACAGACAACCACTGAGCATACTGTAGGATGAAAGAGCAGAAGAGTTGTGCTTCCCTCAGATATACCTTGGGGAGCCCCGGCGCGTAAAGGCAGAAGCTCATCCCACGCCCTTTACATATGCCACCAGTGAGATACGTCGCAAAGACCGTCGTGGTGTTTCGCCTCACCACATCCTGTTCATGGCAATGAAAGTGCTCCGATTTAGAGTCAGTCGCGGCCTGGCCGTCACATTTCGCGTCAACGACGACACCGACAAAATTACACGCCAAACGCTTGAAGACGAACACTTCATACAGGATACAATTGACCAAGACATGCCCTTTATGAAGGGCGTTCCCAACACGGTCCACTACTGGCAGCAGCGAAAGAAATATGTCTTCGCTATGATACGCCAGCTTGGCAAGCCGACTGCGTTCCTCACCCTGTCAGCCTCAGAGATGCATTGGCCGCGATTACTCACTCTGCTTGAGCGGTTGCGCCAGCAAGATCCTACCTTAGAAGTGCACGTGTCGGAAATGACATCCATATACCGTGCTCAGCTCGTGAACAGTGACCCCGTGGTGTGCGCCATTTACTTTAACAAGCTCGTGTGCGTCATTCTAAATGTCCTGTGTAGCCGCAGTCACTCGCCTTTCAAACCTTACCGCGTCGTGGACTACTTCAAGCGCATTGAATTCCAGCACCAGGGTAGTCCGCACGCTCACATCTTACTTTGGTTGGACAACGCACCGTGCGAAACCGTCTCCTCCGACATGCCAGAAACGATCCGCCTCGCAACGCACGATACCTCTGTGTTGTGTGATACCTCCCTCGATACCTCTGTGTTGATGCGCCTGCGCACTCAAGTGCACCAACACATGCACACCTGCTACAAGCGCGGAAACTCTCGTTGCCGTTTTGGCGCTCCTTTCTGGCCCACTGACAACACCATGGTGCTACTTCCCTATCCGCCCACACAAGACGATGCCGAAGCCACGCGGCGCGTCGCACTCAAGGAACGCTTCTTGCAGATACACGCCGCTCTTGAAAGCACGCACTACGACAGCATCGGCCAATTCCTCGAGCACCATGCAGTCACTACCGAGGAAGAATACGTCTCCGTGCTCCGCGCTGGCGTGACGGGCCCGACCTTGTTTATACAACGAACAGTGCAGCAAAAGTGGATCAACGTATTCAATCCGTGGGTCGCCTCCATGCTCGACTCAAACATGGACCTTCAGATCATCCTTGACGCCTACTCGTGTGCTGCTTATGTCGTGGAATACGTAAATAAGTCAAATTGCGGGGTTTCAAACCTGCACAAAGCCGTGTCGGACATTTTGGCAGACACTCCAAACATACCTTATGGCCAGGCTCTTCGGTTACTCGGCTTTAAGATGCTCAAGGCTGTTGAGATGAGTGCTCAGGAAGCTGCGTGGACACTCCTCCGACAGGAGATGTCCGAGTCCAGTAGACGGATCACCTACATTGTCACATGCCTACCGGAAGAGCGCACGCGCGTTCGCAAAACGCGCGCGCAGATGGAAGCAGCCGGTCTCGACGCCGCGTCAGCGGATGTATGGAAATTTGGGGTGTTGCGCAGATATGAAGACCGCCCAGACAATTTGCAAGACGTGTGCTTGGCAGACTTTGTGGCGCATTACAACGTGCACACCTACCAAAAGCGCCGCGACCCAGCCGTCATTCGTTACCGCTGCTACTCAATCGACGAATCACTCAACTACATGCGGGAAGCAGTCACACTGTTCCTTCCTTTCCGCCGGGAAGTGGACATTTTGGATGGCAATGCTTTTGAGCACATGTACTCTGAGAACGTGGACGCCTTGCTGCTCAAAAGATCTGAGTACGACAGTAAGTTCGACATTCACCAGCTGCGCCACATATGCCTCCAAATGTGCACCGACGACGCCCATAGTAGCGAACTACACACTGTCACTGACCCACACCACGTTCCTTTGGTCGACCAAAACGACGACGAAGATTTGCTCGGACCACCTGATGCTAACTCCGTAGCACCAAAAGGTCGCTGCGCCGCCGTCTGCACGCGTCAGGATGTCATGACCGGGGACGCCTACAGGGAAATGATGCGTCTCGCCAACAAGGAACAGTTCGAAGTCGTTCGCGAGGTGATCCACCGCCTAACCACACCGACTTCTGACCCACTCAGAATCTTCTTGACTGGTGTTGCCGGTTGCGGCAAGACCTTCGTTCTACGCCTAATTATGGATGCCTACAACCGCTACACTAACACCGCCTCCACTTGCACGCACAACGCGTACGTCGCGTGCGCCACAACAGGCAAGGCAGCGGTTGCCATCGGTGGGCTCACTGTACACGCCGCCTTCAAGCTCAGTATGCGTGCCGACGGGGGCTTGCGCGACGGAGACCTCAACTCCTTCCGTACAGCGTTCGCAAACGTCAAGTGCGTCATTGTGGACGAATGCAGCATGATGAGCAGTGATACTCCCGCACGTGTCGACGACCGCCTGCGACAGATCACTGGCAACTACAACGACCCTTTCGGCGGTTTGGACTTCATAATGTGCGGTGACTTGCGCCAGCTGCCCCCTGCCCGCGCCAGCGAGGTGTACAAGCGCAGCAAAACACGCAACATCATCTTCAACACCCACGTAACTTGGCATCACCTCTCCTACTTCCCGCTTGTGCAAGTCGTCCGGCAGAGCGACGCCACATTCTCCGCCGCACTCTCAAAGAGAGGCGATGGTCGTGCACTCGAAAAGGAAGAAATCGACATGTTTCAGGCCCGCTTCGTTTCCAAACAGGACGCAAACTCCCGCTGTCCTCACGCAGTCCGGCTATTCTACTCCAACAAGGATGCCGAGGCGTACAACACGCACGACGCCGTCCAAGACGTTCACGATATTCACGAGGCTAATGCAGACGACTCCATCATCGGCTACCGCACCGATGCTGAGTGTGAGAGCGCAAAGCGTCGGCTACACTCGCTTACCACTGCTGAGGTTGGTAACCTCCCGCGAAAACTCGTGCTATGCTTAGGAAAGCCCTACATGCTTACACTAAACATTGACGTGTCCGACGGCTTGGTTAATGGGGCGGTGGGTCACCTCAACCACGTGCAGTTTGACGAAATGGGCCTCCCAAAACGTGTGTGGCTCCACTTTCACTGCCGAGCAACTGGCAACATTGCTCGACTGAAGGCCAACCCGATTCGCCAAGTTGCTGGTTCTGTCGTACCTGTCGATTCCGTCCCGATAGAGCTGCGCACCGCCACTGTGACTTTGGACAGAAGAACGGATGTGTCCTGCCGTCGCAAGCAGTTCCCCTTGATGCAAGCGAGCGCTGTCACGATACATAAGTCGCAGGGCGGAACGTACAGCGAGGTGGTGTACGATTACCACAAGCGCCATCCCCAAAAGCTAGTTTACGTTGCGTTGAGTCGAGCCACCACTCTGCACGGACTCTCCTTAACCAACGCAGAGGATGACTTCACCTTCTACCACTGCAGAGAAAACCCGGATCGGGCCTTGTCGGACGAATTTCGTCGCTTACAAAACCATAAGCTGAACACGATCGCCGCCAAGTGCTTTGCCGTCCTCCACTCACCGCATAGCTTAGCGCTATGCAACATCAACGTGCGCTCCTTGCCTGCACACGCCTTCGATGTGTCGCACGACCACGTCGTTCGCGAGGTACCAGTATTATGCTTGTCGGAATCGTGGACGGACACTGCCGTCGAATTGCCCGGTTACAAGTGCGTTACCCTCGCAAAGCGACACGAGCGCCGAACTGCTGGAGTCGCCGTGTACGAGCACTTCGGAGGAACCACGCTTTCACCGCGAAACGTTCCGTACCAACTCAACACGCTGCCACAGATGAGCTGTGGCGATGCGTGTGCCATTCAAACATCACAGGGCTTCATCGTCGCAGCTTGCTACCTATCACCAGGAACCTCGCGGTCCGACGTCACCGACTTCTTTCTCCGTAACTTCCGTGCGGTGTGCCTTGAGAATGCGCCGGTCATCATCACTGGAGACTTCAACGTCAATGTGCTTCGCCGTGAAAACGAGTGGCTTCTCGCGTTTCTTGATGCCGAACTTGGACTTCGCCTCTTGTCGGACGTCACACAGCCGACTATACGCGCAACAACACCTGTTTAGATCTTGTGTTCGGAAAGGGCATCGCATCCCGAGTGCACTGCGTGACATTTCCGACCTACTTTAGCGATCACAAGCTggttctcgtggtcgtcgagtgaaCTGTGTGCAATTTGTATTTCCTGTGTGTTTACAAACACACGTAAGACTATACTTCGTGCTATTTAATTACGCGCATCATTAAATACCCCTACTTACTTGTTCTCATGTGTTCATTGCATTCCTGTAATTCTAAGCACATTCGCCCCATCACGTATGTGCCCCCCGTGCCCACTGTCACACGCTGTGTGATCTGCTGTGCGCGCGATGACGGCCACACCAGTCCGGCAACGAGCCGACACTGCTGCTCGCCTTCTACCTTTATGTGCGCACTGCGCTATCTTCCCCCGCGCCCTATAGTCGAGCCTATCTCACAAGCTCATTGTCCGACGCGCGCGACAGATGCactgctgcccggatcggcagcgcAGCGCGTACAGGTGTGTATGTACGCACCCTTCGCGcctgcacgcgctgcccacgggagacgcttctcatcaacgccaccgtttcacacgcgccttgtcgtggtcatcgagtctctcttcatgtcgtctaccgatgccgcagcacacctgcttacttataaggtcatgtttactacaattcatattgctaccaaagccgctcaccttacttcgtatgacattgctttgttgctatcgcattcattgcttcgcccttagggcgaaactgtgacattttttttctactttgctgctggctcaaatttttggcaggagcataaTCTTGAACACGGTGTCATGTtaaaaatgttttacacttggttacatgaatattagctctgtttttggctggttaagctcgccaccaccagatggctggaccgcgcatgccgatcggccgctcacgtacgtctacgaagctccttcatcacagcggtatggaggggctttagtttacgcctctggctatccgtcgaAACAGCCAGCTcccctgtggttaccggaatactggacacgctcggcgctgcgacagaacgctcgcaacgcacgctgcttgaccgctctcgctggggatcgacggccgggcggctagcggagaggttggcgagcATGGAGGtttggcgagccttcgcgcgctggctccaagacaaccggaaatagacgatAACGTACGTCAGAACATGACGTAAAGCGAgcgcaggcggagcttagccccgatcactcggcgagagagttgaggaggaaatgcatggctaggaaggagggtaacttgtcatcgtccgtagctctcttaatatgagacgcttcacttaaattgtgacgcgaatgttttactgcaCCCTACGCACCCTActgcaccctacgcgtctacaaaatttgtccgaaccatttcagggaccctttaaagatcccaggtggtcaaaattaatctggagtcacCAGCTACGGTATGCTTCACaattttggcacgtataacccttGGATATATTTTTGaagttttctgttttctcaattaacgtgaTTAAATGCCTACGTCTTGTATGCATGCTGACTTCAATCTAGCGTCATTTTTACGtttgcatcatgttttttttcttcgtgaaacacgtatagacgctacgactggcCATACAGCGCAACGACACAAGTGTGGCTAATCTAAAGGTGCagcttacaggatggtaaaacgACACACCAAAGGAATGGCAGTGTATGTGCATGTTTTGGAAGTGCAGGCTGTCTGGCCAGGACGGGCGTTAGTTATCTAACAATCTATGAAGCAGAGCAAAGCACCGAAATGTATATTTTATACATATGCCTGGATAAGGATCGGCACAGATATCTTCTAGATGTTTTTACGAAACGTTTTCTATCCGTCTTAGCAAGATGTTAACTTAAAACAGCCTAGGAAGACGCCTT
Coding sequences within it:
- the LOC119435327 gene encoding uncharacterized protein LOC119435327, whose product is MPFMKGVPNTVHYWQQRKKYVFAMIRQLGKPTAFLTLSASEMHWPRLLTLLERLRQQDPTLEVHVSEMTSIYRAQLVNSDPVVCAIYFNKLVCVILNVLCSRSHSPFKPYRVVDYFKRIEFQHQGSPHAHILLWLDNAPCETVSSDMPETIRLATHDTSVLCDTSLDTSVLMRLRTQVHQHMHTCYKRGNSRCRFGAPFWPTDNTMVLLPYPPTQDDAEATRRVALKERFLQIHAALESTHYDSIGQFLEHHAVTTEEEYVSVLRAGVTGPTLFIQRTVQQKWINVFNPWVASMLDSNMDLQIILDAYSCAAYVVEYVNKSNCGVSNLHKAVSDILADTPNIPYGQALRLLGFKMLKAVEMSAQEAAWTLLRQEMSESSRRITYIVTCLPEERTRVRKTRAQMEAAGLDAASADVWKFGVLRRYEDRPDNLQDVCLADFVAHYNVHTYQKRRDPAVIRYRCYSIDESLNYMREAVTLFLPFRREVDILDGNAFEHMYSENVDALLLKRSEYDSKFDIHQLRHICLQMCTDDAHSSELHTVTDPHHVPLVDQNDDEDLLGPPDANSVAPKGRCAAVCTRQDVMTGDAYREMMRLANKEQFEVVREVIHRLTTPTSDPLRIFLTGVAGCGKTFVLRLIMDAYNRYTNTASTCTHNAYVACATTGKAAVAIGGLTVHAAFKLSMRADGGLRDGDLNSFRTAFANVKCVIVDECSMMSSDTPARVDDRLRQITGNYNDPFGGLDFIMCGDLRQLPPARASEVYKRSKTRNIIFNTHVTWHHLSYFPLVQVVRQSDATFSAALSKRGDGRALEKEEIDMFQARFVSKQDANSRCPHAVRLFYSNKDAEAYNTHDAVQDVHDIHEANADDSIIGYRTDAECESAKRRLHSLTTAEVGNLPRKLVLCLGKPYMLTLNIDVSDGLVNGAVGHLNHVQFDEMGLPKRVWLHFHCRATGNIARLKANPIRQVAGSVVPVDSVPIELRTATVTLDRRTDVSCRRKQFPLMQASAVTIHKSQGGTYSEVVYDYHKRHPQKLVYVALSRATTLHGLSLTNAEDDFTFYHCRENPDRALSDEFRRLQNHKLNTIAAKCFAVLHSPHSLALCNINVRSLPAHAFDVSHDHVVREVPVLCLSESWTDTAVELPGYKCVTLAKRHERRTAGVAVYEHFGGTTLSPRNVPYQLNTLPQMSCGDACAIQTSQGFIVAACYLSPGTSRSDVTDFFLRNFRAVCLENAPVIITGDFNVNVLRRENEWLLAFLDAELGLRLLSDVTQPTIRATTPV